TGAATCGGTGTCGGTTCTTCAAACCCTTTTTTATTGATAGCCTTCAGCGCATTCTCTGAAAGGCCGAAATCCTTAAATGTTTTCTTTTCTTCCGTGTTTTCTGTCATCTTTTCCCTCTTTTTTTACTTACAAATTCAATTCAGCAAGCATACACTATTATAAGCGAAAAAGATAGCGGCGGATGGTGGCAGGGCGCGGTGATGGATGGCCCGGGGATTCTCCACCGCCGGGTCCACCCGGGCTGTCATATTAGCTGATTATCGCCAGAGCCGCCCACGGGATCAGGTTGAAAACAAAAATGAGGATCTTGTACATACCGAGGAAGGAGTAGAGCGCGACATTGAATGTTTCCCGCGGCATTGGGAACCACTTGCCGTGCATCTTGTACACAAAATCCCCCGCGCAGACCAGAAGCAGGGATGAAAACATCAATAATCCCATGTTCAAGATCGTGCACCACATAAAAAACCTTGTCATCATCTGAATGTCCATAAAAACCCTCCTGTATAACTTCTTCTCTTCACTGTGAACGCCGCATCCAGCTAAACAATTTTTGAGCACGCGTTTAAATCTTTCGGCTTTTTCTCGCGCTCAGGACAAGCTCCCTGATCTCCGGCGGCAATTGTTTATCCTGCCATTTCCTTTCCACCTCTGTTGATTTGTCCGAATTTTTGACGGCTTTCAGAGCATACCACGCCGCAGCCAGTGAATGGTCGACCATGTGGGCGGTCGCCACAGCGTGACCGACGGCACGAGCCACCGCAATTGCAGTCTTGTTCGAGGACTCATTTGCCACCGCAATCGCGCCTAATGACGCATTCCTCGCATCCCCCACCGAGGCCTCTCCCTGCCTCCACTCTTCAGCCACATTTAGCGCGCTTATAAGCCGCCCGTCTATTGTTTCACCGGATAGATTCAATACATGCCCCGCGCAATCAGAGGCCCATTTAATTAACTGGCAATGCCACTCCTTTTTCAGAGACCCGCCGCGATGAACCGCGACAAAACGCCTGTCCCTCATTAATTTTGCCTCCTCACCAATGAAAAGGCAACCGGCCCCTTGTTCGCCTAATTCGTTTTTGCCAGTAATACGACATAATTTTTCCCGTATTTCTTAGCGCATTTGGGGCAAGCGGTGTAGTAAAAGAATAAATCTTTGATCTCCTGGCCCTTTGCCGTTACATATCGTTCCATCTCCTTGATCCATAGCGGAGTATTTTTGTAATGGCCTTCAAACACTTTTGACAAAAACGTTCCGGAAATAGCGCTTGTTTCTGCCCCCGGCACATCTCTGATTGTTTTAAGATAAATATCCATCCCCCACATGGAATCATGTTTAGATAAGACAATGAATTCTGACCCGGCGGGCACTGCGTTTGCCTCTTTCATCGCATTTACGTTTTTCACCATTTTCGAGCCGAAGTTAAGAGGAATGTGGAAAAAGCACGCGACATGATCTTTTATAAATTTTTTATTTTCCCATTTTATTTCTTTTTCGTCCCATGGGGCGGGATTGAATTCAGGGCAACAAGTTTCTTTGTCCATTTTTTACCTCCGGGTTCAGGCGTTTACTGTTCTACACAATATTTTCCGAGCCTTGTCCTATTTTATTGAATTTTCGTCGGGCTGTCAAAAATCAGACAACGGCGCGTGGGCACTTCGCCTCCGGCAAAATTTAAAACAGATAGCACGGGCGTATTTCAAATATACGACGATAATTGATAGAATGTAATTGCTATGAAAAACGATACGATCCCCCTCAAGCGCTTTATAAATCCCAGGAAAGGGATGCGGCTGGACACATTCCTTCAGTCAAGGATAGAAGGGCACTCTCGGTCATTCATACAATTTTTGATAAAAACGGGCAATGTAAAAGTTGACGGAAAAACTGAAAAAAAACATCACAAACTGAAAGGCAACGAGGAAATATCCGTCAACCTGATAGCCGACCCCGCCACAAATGTGAAAGCGGAAAAAGTTAATTTCAAAGTAATTCACGAAGAAGAAAGCTTTCTCATCATTTCCAAGCCTTCGGGGATCATAACGCATCCCGCCGGAAGAAACTCGTCGGGCACGCTGCTCCAGGGGCTGCTCTTCAAATATCCCCAGCTCAACGACTGGAAGGGGCTGGGCAAGCCGGGACTCGTGCACCGTCTGGACAGGGAAACATCCGGCCTGATGATCGTGGCAAAAACGGCAAACGCCCAGAAAATAATTATGAAACAGTTTTCCGACAGGACCGTCGCCAAACACTATTTAGCCCTTTGTGACGGAAAAGTGACATCCAGCCAGTTCATAGAGGCGTCTATAAAAAGAAACGACTTCAACAGGACCGCTTTTTCCGTAGAAGCTGACGGAAAAAACGCAAAAACCTATATAAGGCCCGTGGCGCAGTTCCCCGGAAAAACGCTTCTGCTGATCAAGATATTCACCGGGCGCACCCATCAGATCAGGGTGCATCTCTCCCACATCGGCTATCCCGTTTCAGGCGACATAAAATACGGCGGTTCGCCGGATGCGCGTATAATGCTGCACTCGTATTCTATAGGTTTTAATCATCCCGAAAACGGAAAACGGCTTTATTTTAAAACAGATCTTCCCGAAGATTTCCCCGACGCAAAAAGCCTCAGTGTATAATGACCGATATAGCATTGACCAAATATATAAAGCAAAATCCTCAAATCTCGCTTAAAATTTGGTATAATGCGGAAATGTATATTTTGCGATCTATTTTTCTGGCGGCGATGCTTATCGCGCAGCTCTGCGGAGCTTCCGACAATGAAGATTACCGGCTGCAGGCGGGCGACGAGATCGAGATATTCGTCTGGCAGAATCCCGATATAAGCCGGACGCTGACAATAGAAAACAACGGCGAAATATCATACATCCTCATGGAAAACATACCGGCCTCAGGTCTCACAAGGGAAGAGCTCGCCGGGAAAATAACCGAAAAACTTTCCGCCTATATAGAAAATCCGAAAGTGTCGGTGATAGTTAAAAAATTCATAAGAAGACAGGTTTATGTAATAGGCCAGCTCAACAAGCCCGGCACATATCCCCTGAAAAAAGATATGCGGCTCCTTGAACTCATCGCTCTTGCCGGCAGCTTCTCCGATTCCGCGAAAGAGAGCGAACTGGAAATAATACGCGGCGACAAAATAATAAAAGTGAACGCCGGTGCCATCATGCGGCGGGAGCAGGACGATATCATACTGGAAGCCGGAGATATCGTCAGCGCTCCGCGCTCCGCGCTGTCAAACACAAATGTCGCCATAAGGCAGATATCGCCCATACTGACATTTCTCACGACGATTATGACCGTAGCCATTCTGATAATTTTATGATAGAAGAAGACGAGATAGACCTCCGACAGATATACGCTCTGGCCTGCAAACACAAGCTTCTTATTTTTTTGTTTTTCGTAGCGGGGATCGCCGCCGCGATTATCGCAACAATGATCAAAACCCCGGTTTACCGCGCAAGCGCCATGCTGCTGATAGAAAAGAAATCGGGAGGCGGACTGCAGGAAGCCATAGGTTTTGAGATGACACAAAACGATTATTATCAAACCCAGTATTCCATCATAACAAGCCGTAGTATAGCTGAAA
This genomic window from Candidatus Omnitrophota bacterium contains:
- a CDS encoding RluA family pseudouridine synthase gives rise to the protein MKNDTIPLKRFINPRKGMRLDTFLQSRIEGHSRSFIQFLIKTGNVKVDGKTEKKHHKLKGNEEISVNLIADPATNVKAEKVNFKVIHEEESFLIISKPSGIITHPAGRNSSGTLLQGLLFKYPQLNDWKGLGKPGLVHRLDRETSGLMIVAKTANAQKIIMKQFSDRTVAKHYLALCDGKVTSSQFIEASIKRNDFNRTAFSVEADGKNAKTYIRPVAQFPGKTLLLIKIFTGRTHQIRVHLSHIGYPVSGDIKYGGSPDARIMLHSYSIGFNHPENGKRLYFKTDLPEDFPDAKSLSV